CCCACGGCCGCCGCTTCTATAACGACGAGCCCGAACCCTTCCCGGTAGCTCGGCAGGCACAGGACATCAGATGCCGACATGAGCCCCTCCGGCGCATCGGTGGGACCCGTGATATGCACCCTGTCGGAGCACCGGGAGCAGATCTCGAGAACCTTCTCTCTCATGTTCTCTTCGTCGGGACCCGCAAGGACAAGGTGGACATTCCCGAAACTCGCGCAGGCACCGGCGAAGGCCCTCGCGAGGTCGAGGACACCCTTGTCCCTGTTCATTCTGCCGAGAAAGAAGAACACGACATCCCGAGGCCCGATGCCGTATGCGTCCCTGATGCCCTGCCTTGCGGCATCATCGAAATGGAACTTTCGGGAGTCGACGCCGCACATGGACCCGTTCCCTATGACCGCCGACCCGCGGCGGCCTACAATGCCCTGGGCAATGAGGAATTCCCTCTGCGAGGGGCTATCGACAAGGATATGCGTGGCGCAGCCGACAAGCACCCTGTCCATGGTCTTGAGCACGAATCGCCTGACACCGGTCAGGTTCTTCCACACCTGCCCCGTAAAGGTGTGCACCCTGATGGGCACGCGTGCAAGAAAGCCCGCCGCCATGGCGAGCAGCCCTGACTTCGGCATTATCGAATGGACTATGTCGAAGCGCTCCTCCCTGAATATCCGGTGGATGGCAAGAAGCGCCTTTACGTCGCTGATGAGGGATATGTTCCTCTCGATGGGCACCGGGATCACCTTTGCCTTGATCCCGTACTGTTCGAGAAATGTCGTGTTCTCCGTGGCGCAGACGACGCAGAGGTCGAAGTCGTCCTGGAGCAGGATCATGTGGTCAGCGAGAAAGGCCCTGATGGACATCTCCAGGGTGGCTACGAAACAGACCTTCTTCTTGTCCCTTGCGCTCTCGATCATAGTTTCGCCTGAAACCTTCCCTTCAGCTCGTCGCAGGACCCTCTTGTGATACATGAAAAGAAGCGACGACGGGACAAGGCCGAGGAGCAACGGCCGTGCCATGTGGATGAAGCAATACCATCTGCCTGTCAACCTCCTGGCTATCCTGCACCTGACCGTTGCCTCCTGCCATCGGGAGCCCATCCCTTTTCTGCCGTAACTGGAGGCGTCCCACCGCACCGCATAGAGGAATTCCGGCAGCGTGACCACTTTGCGGCCCCGGGCCACCAGCCTCGTGAAGAGATCGTAATCCTCCGCTATCCGGATGTTCTCGTCGTAGAGACCTGCCTGCTTCAAGTCCTCTTTCCTGACCATAACCGATGCGTGGATGACCTGGGACCCTTTCAGCCAATCCTTTTCTTCCGGAGCCATGGAAGCCCTCAATTCTCCCCATGGCGTCCCGTCCCCGTCGAACAACTGCGCGAAACTTC
The sequence above is a segment of the Syntrophorhabdaceae bacterium genome. Coding sequences within it:
- a CDS encoding sugar transferase; the protein is MARVSVIICVFNGAAVVSSAVDSIKAQTFTDWECIICDDASRDNTWDVLLDVTRGDGRFVLIRNEVNRGPAYSRNRCIEKAGGELIAIQDADDASMPDRLEKQVGLLDRRQDVSVAGSFAQLFDGDGTPWGELRASMAPEEKDWLKGSQVIHASVMVRKEDLKQAGLYDENIRIAEDYDLFTRLVARGRKVVTLPEFLYAVRWDASSYGRKGMGSRWQEATVRCRIARRLTGRWYCFIHMARPLLLGLVPSSLLFMYHKRVLRRAEGKVSGETMIESARDKKKVCFVATLEMSIRAFLADHMILLQDDFDLCVVCATENTTFLEQYGIKAKVIPVPIERNISLISDVKALLAIHRIFREERFDIVHSIMPKSGLLAMAAGFLARVPIRVHTFTGQVWKNLTGVRRFVLKTMDRVLVGCATHILVDSPSQREFLIAQGIVGRRGSAVIGNGSMCGVDSRKFHFDDAARQGIRDAYGIGPRDVVFFFLGRMNRDKGVLDLARAFAGACASFGNVHLVLAGPDEENMREKVLEICSRCSDRVHITGPTDAPEGLMSASDVLCLPSYREGFGLVVIEAAAVGIPSIGSRIYGVTDAIEEGVTGFLFEAGSHHDLMLKMVKFVEDPSLARRMGEKARAFAVERFSRERITAAMLDYYRILGRRVPQSFMKRVLDVVLSLIAIIALGIPMLVIALVIYVSMGSPVLFRQVRPGFRGKPFSIMKFRTMNEARDLQGRILPDEARLTGVGRVVRSLSLDELPQLFNVLMGDLSFVGPRPLLMQYMPLYNDHQARRHEVKPGITGWAQVHGRNAISWEEKFDLDVWYVDHASLALDLRILWLTAVSVVKREGISAEGFETMPEFKGSERGKKDRSRPDGGL